Proteins from one Aureimonas sp. SA4125 genomic window:
- the iolG gene encoding inositol 2-dehydrogenase: protein MMRFGLLGAGRIGQIHGRNIAANSHAELVAVADAFPQAAAVLAEVTGAAFVSAEALLADPSIDAVVICTPTTTHAEFIEKAAAAGKAIFCEKPVDLNSDRIRATLGKIGDVPLMIGFNRRFDPNFASLRHRVSEGVIGDVELVTILSRDPGPPPVSYIATSGGLFRDMMIHDFDMARFLLGEEITQVHAFGSCLVDPGIGEAGDVDTAAVQLKTATGKICQISNSRRATYGYDQRIEVHGAKGLIRAENVPTTTVVLATGDGVLADPVQNFFLERYARAYEHELAYFIDCIERGIAPAPSGQDGLKAGLLADAATLSHREGRMVMMSELG from the coding sequence ATGATGCGTTTTGGACTGCTCGGCGCCGGGCGGATCGGACAGATCCACGGCCGCAACATCGCCGCCAACAGCCATGCCGAACTCGTCGCCGTCGCCGATGCCTTTCCGCAGGCGGCCGCGGTGCTGGCCGAGGTGACGGGCGCCGCCTTCGTCTCGGCCGAGGCGCTCCTCGCCGATCCCTCGATCGACGCCGTGGTGATCTGCACGCCGACGACGACGCATGCCGAGTTCATCGAAAAGGCGGCAGCGGCGGGCAAGGCGATCTTCTGCGAAAAGCCGGTGGATCTGAACTCCGACCGCATCCGCGCGACGCTCGGAAAAATCGGCGACGTGCCGCTGATGATCGGTTTCAACCGCCGATTCGATCCCAATTTCGCCAGTCTCCGCCACCGCGTCAGCGAAGGCGTGATCGGCGATGTCGAGCTGGTGACGATCCTGTCGCGCGATCCGGGGCCGCCGCCGGTGTCCTACATCGCGACGTCGGGCGGCCTCTTTCGCGACATGATGATCCATGATTTCGACATGGCCCGTTTCCTCCTCGGCGAAGAGATCACGCAAGTGCACGCCTTCGGCTCCTGCCTCGTCGATCCCGGCATCGGCGAGGCAGGCGATGTCGACACCGCCGCGGTGCAGCTGAAGACGGCGACCGGCAAGATCTGCCAGATCTCCAATTCGCGCCGCGCCACCTATGGCTACGACCAGCGCATCGAGGTGCACGGCGCCAAGGGCCTCATCCGCGCCGAGAACGTGCCGACGACGACAGTCGTTCTGGCCACGGGCGACGGCGTCCTCGCCGACCCCGTGCAGAACTTCTTCCTCGAGCGCTATGCCCGCGCCTACGAGCACGAGCTCGCTTACTTCATCGACTGCATCGAACGCGGCATCGCACCCGCGCCATCGGGCCAGGATGGACTGAAGGCGGGACTGCTCGCGGATGCCGCGACGCTCAGCCACCGCGAGGGCCGCATGGTGATGATGAGCGAACTGGGATAG
- a CDS encoding Gfo/Idh/MocA family oxidoreductase: MRGIGVGLIGTGYMGKCHALAWNAVAATFGDVARPRLVMLAETSQALATARAAILGFDRGTDDWRRLVADPEVDIVSIAAPNPFHRDMAVTALEAGKHVWCEKPMATSLADAEAMRDAARASGRVAVLGYNYIQNPAIRLIGKLIAEGRLGRLQHLRVEMDEDFMADPATPFGFRDQSLSGIGALDDFGVHALSLLSVLAPPVERVVCDMSRPIPQREGDDGMRAVETHDSATVLLRFAGGATGQLALNRAAWGRKGRIALQIFGNAGSVTYDQERLNEVQYFDSRDPADRQGFRTLLAGPAHPPFANFVPAPGHSLGFNDLKVIEAREVLNAVAGKPARLIDFEAGLDIETCVAAMARSHANGVWVDIADRRRA; the protein is encoded by the coding sequence ATGCGCGGCATCGGCGTCGGACTGATCGGAACCGGCTATATGGGCAAGTGCCACGCGCTGGCGTGGAATGCCGTCGCCGCCACATTCGGCGATGTCGCCCGCCCGCGCCTGGTGATGCTTGCCGAGACCAGCCAGGCCTTGGCCACGGCACGCGCCGCCATCCTTGGCTTCGACCGCGGGACCGACGACTGGCGGCGACTGGTCGCCGATCCGGAGGTGGACATCGTGTCGATCGCCGCGCCCAATCCCTTCCACCGCGACATGGCGGTCACCGCCCTCGAGGCAGGCAAGCATGTCTGGTGCGAGAAGCCGATGGCGACGTCGCTGGCGGACGCCGAGGCGATGCGGGATGCGGCGCGAGCGAGCGGCAGGGTCGCCGTGCTCGGCTACAACTACATCCAGAATCCGGCCATCCGGCTGATCGGGAAGCTGATCGCCGAGGGACGCCTCGGCCGGCTGCAGCATCTGCGCGTCGAGATGGACGAGGATTTCATGGCCGATCCGGCAACACCCTTCGGCTTTCGCGACCAGAGCCTGTCCGGGATCGGCGCGCTCGACGATTTCGGCGTGCACGCCCTCTCGCTCCTGTCGGTGCTGGCGCCCCCCGTCGAACGGGTGGTCTGTGACATGAGCCGGCCGATTCCGCAGCGCGAGGGCGACGACGGGATGCGCGCGGTCGAGACGCATGACAGCGCCACGGTGCTCCTGCGCTTTGCCGGGGGGGCGACAGGCCAGCTGGCGCTCAACCGCGCGGCCTGGGGCCGTAAGGGGCGGATCGCCCTGCAGATTTTTGGCAATGCGGGCTCCGTCACCTACGATCAGGAGCGGCTCAATGAGGTTCAGTACTTCGATTCCCGCGATCCCGCCGACCGGCAGGGCTTTCGCACCCTTCTCGCCGGTCCGGCGCATCCGCCTTTCGCGAACTTCGTTCCCGCGCCGGGCCATAGCCTGGGGTTCAACGACCTGAAGGTGATCGAAGCCCGCGAGGTCCTCAATGCGGTCGCAGGCAAGCCGGCGAGACTCATCGATTTCGAGGCCGGCCTGGACATCGAGACCTGCGTCGCCGCCATGGCTCGCTCGCATGCCAATGGCGTCTGGGTCGACATCGCGGACCGCCGCCGCGCGTGA
- a CDS encoding isocitrate lyase/phosphoenolpyruvate mutase family protein, with amino-acid sequence MTTTSERRAAFRDLHRAGCFALPNPWDGGSAVRFAKAGFKALASTSAGAAWAIGKEDGELTLEEVLDHLRFLCAVTELPVNADFEAGFADSADGVADNVARCIDTGVAGLSIEDAHRGVLYPVAVAAERVKAARAAIDRSGADVVLVGRCEAYFMDPIDLGEVVSRLQTYSAAGADCLYAPGLKDLGAIAEIVRSVDRPVNANLTGTGLSVADMAGIGVRRVSVGGALAKASYAHVDGLVERLWTEGRLP; translated from the coding sequence ATGACGACGACTTCGGAACGACGCGCGGCCTTTCGCGATCTCCATCGCGCCGGCTGTTTCGCCCTTCCCAATCCCTGGGACGGTGGCAGCGCCGTGCGCTTTGCCAAGGCCGGGTTCAAGGCGCTGGCGTCGACGAGCGCGGGTGCCGCCTGGGCGATCGGCAAGGAAGACGGCGAGTTGACGCTGGAGGAAGTGCTGGACCACCTCCGCTTCCTGTGTGCCGTCACCGAACTTCCGGTGAATGCCGACTTCGAGGCGGGCTTTGCCGACTCGGCCGACGGCGTCGCGGACAATGTCGCGCGCTGCATCGACACGGGGGTCGCCGGCCTCTCCATCGAGGACGCCCACCGCGGCGTGCTCTACCCGGTCGCGGTCGCCGCCGAGCGCGTTAAGGCGGCGCGCGCGGCGATCGACCGCTCCGGCGCGGACGTGGTCCTCGTCGGTCGCTGCGAAGCCTATTTCATGGATCCGATCGATCTCGGCGAGGTCGTCTCGCGGCTTCAAACCTACAGCGCAGCAGGCGCCGATTGCCTGTACGCGCCGGGCCTGAAGGACCTCGGCGCCATCGCCGAGATCGTCCGCTCCGTGGACAGGCCGGTGAACGCCAATCTGACGGGCACGGGACTGTCGGTCGCCGACATGGCCGGGATCGGCGTGCGCCGGGTCAGCGTCGGCGGGGCGCTGGCCAAAGCGAGCTATGCCCATGTCGATGGATTGGTGGAACGCCTGTGGACCGAGGGGCGGCTGCCCTGA
- a CDS encoding aminomethyltransferase family protein: MMNVWVGKGSIAGVPVSVSRATSSVVRGGEGRLLQLAAGDRMTVLDAEGLQPALLYVLGEGQNALRGLPDRQAPALAQALLVCANAKALRGAVVPSDLSAPGVSLFPSNAPAGATLTLEALAPVLCLLVAPGRAMSPEAQDTPTDLRVCVVPAEPRAGDVPPPLADAMLLDHRITAATASAYTVKAGDYIQIIDVDGRQCSDFLAFDANALARGEEYDLDPTTTRTLMGSSFSGPGLHSKYFDSRMQPLVEVIQDTVGRHDTFLLACTAKYYEDMGYPGHSNCTENFNRVLAKHGVAERKGWPAINFFYNTIVGADDRISMDEPWSRPGDYVLLRALTDLVCASSSCADDIDPANAWVPTDIHVRVYDGALCQFPKGSAHRMTWDAEPRLSRESGFHPRTAALTRKFTDYRGFWLADCYANAGPIEEYWACRERAVVVDLSALRKFEVTGPDAEDLLQRAVPRNIRKLAEGQVVYTPFCYEHGGMIDDGTIFRIAPHNFRVVCGDDYTGVWLRELAATHGLKAWVRNSSDQLHNLAVQGPRSREILAGIVVTPPVLSTLAELKWFRFTIGRIAGLPVVVSRTGYTGELGYEVWCHPNDAPGVWDAIMAAGEPHGLIPMGLLALDMVRIEAGLVFAGYDFSDDTDPFEAGIGFTVPKEKPDPYVGDAAIARRRANPHRQLVGLDIAGNEPIGHGDGVHVGRAQVGVVTSATKSPILGKTIALARLDVSAAAVGTRVEIGKLDGQQKRIAATVVRFPHYDPDKTRVRTEAAVQAGGGVAPAGVAPAFDAASVVADDPRGGANRSG, translated from the coding sequence ATGATGAACGTCTGGGTGGGGAAGGGCAGCATCGCTGGCGTGCCCGTCTCCGTGTCGCGGGCGACGTCTTCGGTGGTTCGCGGCGGCGAGGGGCGGTTGCTGCAGCTTGCGGCCGGCGACCGGATGACGGTGCTCGACGCCGAGGGGCTTCAGCCGGCGTTGCTCTACGTCCTCGGTGAAGGGCAAAACGCGCTGCGCGGGCTTCCGGATAGGCAGGCCCCCGCGCTTGCCCAGGCGCTCCTCGTCTGCGCAAACGCCAAAGCCCTCCGCGGCGCCGTGGTGCCCAGTGACCTCTCAGCGCCCGGCGTCTCGCTCTTCCCGTCCAACGCCCCAGCCGGCGCCACGCTGACCCTCGAGGCGCTGGCGCCCGTTCTCTGCCTGCTGGTCGCACCGGGCAGGGCCATGTCCCCCGAAGCGCAGGACACGCCGACCGACCTTCGCGTCTGCGTCGTCCCGGCCGAGCCGCGCGCCGGCGACGTGCCGCCGCCGCTTGCCGATGCCATGCTCCTCGACCACCGCATCACGGCCGCGACGGCTTCCGCCTATACGGTCAAGGCCGGCGACTACATCCAGATCATCGACGTCGACGGCCGCCAGTGCTCGGATTTTCTCGCCTTCGACGCGAACGCGCTGGCACGGGGCGAGGAGTACGACCTCGATCCGACGACGACCCGCACGCTGATGGGATCGAGTTTTTCCGGTCCGGGTCTCCACTCCAAATACTTCGACTCGCGCATGCAGCCTTTGGTCGAGGTGATCCAGGACACGGTCGGCCGGCATGATACCTTTCTCCTCGCCTGCACTGCGAAATACTACGAGGACATGGGCTATCCCGGCCATTCTAACTGCACCGAGAATTTCAACAGGGTGCTGGCAAAGCACGGCGTCGCCGAGCGCAAGGGCTGGCCGGCGATCAACTTCTTCTACAACACCATCGTCGGCGCCGATGACCGTATCTCGATGGACGAGCCCTGGTCGCGTCCCGGCGACTACGTGCTGCTCCGGGCGCTGACCGACCTCGTCTGCGCCTCGTCCTCCTGCGCCGACGACATCGATCCGGCCAATGCCTGGGTGCCGACCGACATCCATGTCCGCGTCTATGACGGCGCGCTTTGCCAGTTCCCGAAAGGAAGCGCCCACCGCATGACCTGGGATGCCGAACCGCGCCTCAGCCGCGAGAGCGGCTTTCACCCGCGCACCGCCGCGCTCACCCGCAAGTTCACCGACTATCGCGGCTTCTGGCTGGCCGATTGCTACGCCAATGCCGGGCCGATCGAGGAATACTGGGCCTGCCGCGAACGTGCGGTGGTCGTCGACCTCTCCGCCTTGCGCAAGTTCGAGGTCACCGGCCCCGATGCCGAGGACCTCCTGCAGCGCGCCGTCCCGCGCAACATCCGGAAGCTTGCGGAAGGGCAGGTCGTCTACACCCCCTTCTGCTACGAGCATGGCGGCATGATCGACGACGGCACGATCTTCCGGATCGCGCCGCACAACTTCCGGGTCGTCTGCGGCGACGACTATACCGGCGTCTGGCTGCGCGAGCTTGCCGCGACGCACGGGCTGAAGGCCTGGGTGAGGAATTCCAGCGACCAGCTGCACAATCTCGCCGTCCAGGGCCCGCGCTCGCGCGAGATCCTCGCCGGCATCGTCGTGACGCCGCCGGTCCTGTCGACGCTTGCCGAGCTGAAATGGTTTCGCTTCACCATCGGTCGCATCGCCGGCCTGCCCGTTGTGGTCTCGCGCACCGGCTATACCGGCGAACTCGGCTACGAGGTCTGGTGTCATCCGAACGATGCGCCCGGCGTCTGGGACGCGATCATGGCGGCCGGCGAACCGCACGGCCTGATCCCGATGGGGCTTCTCGCGCTCGACATGGTCCGGATCGAGGCCGGCCTGGTCTTTGCCGGCTACGACTTTTCCGACGACACCGATCCTTTCGAAGCCGGCATCGGCTTCACCGTGCCGAAGGAAAAGCCCGACCCCTATGTCGGCGATGCCGCGATCGCCCGGCGACGCGCCAATCCGCACCGCCAGCTTGTCGGCCTCGACATCGCCGGCAACGAGCCGATCGGCCACGGCGACGGCGTCCATGTCGGGCGGGCGCAGGTGGGCGTCGTCACCTCGGCGACGAAATCGCCGATCCTCGGCAAGACCATCGCGCTGGCCCGCCTCGACGTCTCTGCCGCGGCGGTCGGCACGCGGGTGGAGATCGGCAAGCTCGACGGCCAGCAAAAGCGCATCGCCGCCACCGTGGTGCGGTTCCCGCACTACGATCCGGACAAGACGCGGGTTCGGACGGAGGCGGCGGTGCAGGCCGGCGGCGGCGTCGCACCGGCGGGTGTGGCTCCCGCATTCGATGCTGCATCCGTCGTGGCGGACGATCCGCGGGGCGGGGCAAACCGCTCGGGCTAG
- a CDS encoding NAD(P)/FAD-dependent oxidoreductase, whose product MTKRVAVIGAGPSGLAALRAFETAKRAGADVPEVVCFEKQSNWGGLWNYTWRTGLDEFGEPVHGSMYRYLWSNGPKECLEFADYSFEEHFGRPIPSYPPRAVLHDYIAGRVEKSGVRPYIRFCTPVRWVSFDEATRKFSVTVKDLSSDTHETSQFDHVIVANGHFSVPNVPHFQGIDSFPGRVMHAHDFRAADEFAGKDVLLVGASYSAEDIGIQCFKYGAKSITYSYRTKPMGFAWPEGFEERPLLQKLVGKVAHFKDGTSKEIDAIVLCTGYQHCFPFLPDDLRLKTNNRLYPLGLYKGVVWQDNPQLMYIGMQDQYYTFNMFDAQAWFVRDVILGRIALPPAGEQDADIRQWRAREEELTNPFEAIDFQTDYVRDLLSATDYPFLDVDRVAALFKEWEHHKEAGILTYRDRSYPSTLTGTLAPVHHTPWIEALDDSLATFLAVKEAAE is encoded by the coding sequence ATGACCAAACGTGTCGCCGTCATCGGAGCCGGCCCGAGCGGTCTTGCCGCCTTGCGCGCCTTCGAAACCGCCAAGCGCGCCGGCGCCGATGTGCCGGAAGTCGTCTGCTTCGAGAAGCAGTCGAACTGGGGCGGTCTGTGGAATTACACCTGGCGCACGGGGCTCGACGAGTTCGGCGAGCCGGTTCATGGCTCCATGTACCGCTATCTCTGGTCGAACGGGCCGAAGGAGTGCCTGGAATTCGCCGACTACTCCTTCGAGGAGCATTTCGGCCGGCCGATCCCGTCCTACCCGCCGCGGGCCGTGCTGCACGACTACATCGCCGGCCGCGTCGAGAAGAGCGGCGTGCGTCCCTATATCCGCTTCTGCACGCCGGTCCGCTGGGTGTCTTTCGATGAGGCGACGAGGAAGTTCTCCGTCACCGTGAAGGATCTTTCATCCGACACGCACGAGACATCGCAGTTCGACCACGTCATCGTCGCCAACGGCCACTTCTCCGTGCCGAACGTGCCGCATTTCCAGGGCATCGACAGCTTTCCCGGCCGCGTGATGCATGCCCATGACTTCCGCGCCGCCGACGAGTTCGCCGGCAAGGACGTGCTCCTCGTCGGCGCCAGCTACTCGGCCGAGGACATCGGCATCCAGTGCTTCAAATACGGCGCGAAATCGATCACCTACAGCTACCGCACGAAGCCCATGGGCTTTGCCTGGCCCGAAGGCTTCGAGGAGCGGCCGCTTTTGCAGAAACTCGTCGGCAAGGTGGCGCATTTCAAGGACGGAACGTCGAAGGAAATCGACGCCATCGTTCTGTGCACCGGCTACCAGCACTGCTTTCCCTTCCTGCCCGATGATCTCCGGCTCAAGACCAACAACCGGCTCTATCCGCTCGGCCTCTACAAGGGCGTCGTCTGGCAGGACAACCCGCAGCTGATGTATATCGGCATGCAGGATCAGTACTATACCTTCAACATGTTCGACGCGCAGGCCTGGTTCGTGCGCGACGTCATCCTCGGCCGGATCGCGCTGCCCCCGGCCGGGGAACAGGACGCCGACATCAGGCAATGGCGGGCCCGCGAGGAGGAGCTGACGAATCCCTTCGAGGCCATCGACTTCCAGACCGACTATGTCCGCGACCTCCTGTCGGCGACCGACTATCCCTTCCTCGACGTCGACCGCGTCGCCGCGCTGTTCAAGGAATGGGAGCACCACAAGGAGGCGGGCATCCTCACCTACCGCGACCGCTCCTACCCCTCGACCCTCACCGGCACCCTCGCGCCCGTCCACCACACGCCGTGGATCGAGGCCCTGGACGATTCGCTGGCGACGTTCCTGGCGGTGAAGGAGGCGGCGGAGTAG
- a CDS encoding MurR/RpiR family transcriptional regulator, whose amino-acid sequence MTAPLPPALPEDYDELRALILSRHETLPKRLAQVARFAVENPDEIAFGTAASIAAAAEVQPSTLVRLAQSLGYQGFSELQAIFRHRLRAKTTSYDERLSQARADGPGTAPIARGMLRSAAQSVERAERDLDAARVGLAASLIAAGETIYVLGQRRSAAPATYLGYLFGRLKMRSVVVGGSFGTEDDILALAGPGDVAVSISFTPYAANTIAWTRTLAANGVPIVGISDSLFSPVASLSSAWLEVVEADFEGFRSLSATMALAASLAVASAAERFGRGDMPPG is encoded by the coding sequence ATGACCGCGCCTCTGCCACCCGCCTTGCCGGAGGACTATGACGAGTTGCGCGCCTTGATCCTGTCGCGGCACGAAACCCTGCCCAAGCGCCTGGCGCAGGTCGCACGCTTCGCGGTGGAAAATCCCGACGAGATCGCCTTCGGCACAGCCGCCAGCATTGCCGCCGCCGCCGAGGTGCAGCCCTCGACCCTCGTCCGCCTCGCCCAGAGTCTGGGATACCAGGGATTTTCCGAGCTGCAGGCGATCTTCCGGCATCGGCTGCGCGCCAAAACCACCAGCTATGACGAGAGGCTGTCGCAAGCGCGCGCCGATGGGCCGGGCACCGCGCCGATCGCGCGGGGGATGCTGCGGTCGGCGGCGCAATCGGTCGAGCGGGCCGAGCGCGACCTCGACGCCGCGCGCGTCGGCCTGGCGGCGTCGCTGATCGCCGCGGGAGAGACGATCTATGTTCTCGGCCAGCGCCGATCGGCAGCGCCCGCCACCTATCTCGGCTATCTCTTCGGCCGGCTGAAGATGCGGTCGGTCGTCGTCGGCGGCAGTTTTGGCACCGAGGACGACATCCTGGCGCTGGCGGGGCCGGGAGACGTCGCCGTGTCGATCTCGTTCACGCCCTATGCCGCAAACACCATCGCCTGGACCCGCACGCTTGCGGCGAACGGCGTGCCCATCGTCGGCATCAGCGACAGCCTGTTCTCCCCCGTCGCCAGCCTGTCCTCGGCCTGGCTGGAAGTCGTCGAGGCCGACTTCGAGGGTTTCCGCTCGCTGTCGGCGACCATGGCGCTGGCGGCTTCGCTGGCGGTTGCCAGCGCCGCGGAACGATTTGGCCGCGGCGACATGCCCCCCGGCTGA
- the iolC gene encoding 5-dehydro-2-deoxygluconokinase yields the protein MPESTKAAPGALDVITIGRSSVDLYGQQIGSRLEDIASFAKSVGGCPSNIAIGTARLGLKSGVITRVGDEQMGRYIREQMVREGVATEGIATDAERLTALVLLSVENEHSFPLIFYRENCADMALSESDVDEAFIARARAIVVTGTHFSRENTAAAQRKAMALARANGAKICFDIDYRPNLWGLAGHGAGDSRYIASDAVSQRLRPVLADCDLIVGTEEEIMIAAGESDVLKSLKAIRALSAAVIVLKRGPMGCIVYDGAIADDLEAGIVGKGFPIEVYNVLGAGDAFMSGFLRGFLGGETLATAATWANACGAFAVSRLLCSPESPTYPELQHFLEHGSPERALRKDETLNHIHRVTTRRRDMPSLVALAIDHRSQLEEIAAEAGADRAAIARFKPLAIAAAARVAAGRDGFGTLLDETYGRAAFDAAAKAGLWVGRPVERPGSRPLRFEHGQDIGSLLVEWPVDHTIKCLCFYHPDDPPGLKAEQGATLLRLHEAARRVGRELLVEIIAGKHGSLDNDTVARAVAELYALGIRPDWWKLEPQGSATAWANISGVIEKNDPWCRGIVLLGLDAPAEELEAAFAATAGITLVKGFAVGRTIFSETAQQWLGGKIDDAAAVDAMAARFSALVGAWDRTRSTNAG from the coding sequence ATGCCGGAATCGACGAAGGCTGCGCCTGGCGCTCTCGACGTGATCACGATTGGACGCTCATCGGTCGACCTCTACGGCCAGCAGATCGGCTCGCGGCTGGAAGACATCGCGAGCTTTGCCAAATCGGTCGGCGGCTGCCCCTCCAACATCGCCATCGGCACGGCCCGGCTCGGCCTGAAAAGCGGCGTCATCACCCGCGTCGGCGACGAGCAGATGGGCCGCTACATCCGCGAGCAGATGGTGCGCGAGGGCGTCGCGACCGAGGGCATCGCGACCGATGCAGAGCGTCTCACCGCCCTCGTCCTCCTCTCGGTCGAGAACGAGCACAGCTTCCCCCTCATCTTCTACCGCGAGAACTGCGCCGACATGGCGCTCAGCGAAAGCGACGTGGACGAAGCCTTCATTGCCCGGGCCCGCGCGATCGTCGTCACCGGCACGCATTTCTCGCGCGAAAACACCGCTGCGGCGCAGCGCAAGGCGATGGCGCTTGCCCGGGCGAACGGGGCAAAAATCTGCTTCGACATCGACTACAGGCCGAACCTCTGGGGACTTGCCGGCCACGGCGCCGGCGACAGCCGCTACATCGCCTCCGACGCCGTCTCGCAGCGCCTGCGCCCCGTGCTGGCCGATTGCGACCTGATCGTCGGCACCGAGGAGGAGATCATGATCGCCGCGGGCGAGAGCGATGTCCTCAAGAGCCTGAAGGCGATCCGCGCGCTGTCGGCCGCCGTGATCGTCCTGAAGCGCGGGCCGATGGGCTGCATCGTCTATGACGGCGCCATCGCCGACGATCTGGAGGCCGGCATTGTCGGCAAGGGCTTTCCGATCGAGGTCTACAATGTGCTGGGCGCCGGCGACGCCTTTATGTCGGGCTTCCTGCGCGGGTTTCTCGGCGGCGAGACGCTGGCGACGGCGGCGACCTGGGCCAATGCCTGCGGCGCCTTCGCCGTGTCGCGGCTCCTCTGCTCTCCGGAAAGCCCGACTTATCCCGAGCTGCAGCATTTCCTGGAGCACGGCTCGCCCGAGCGGGCGCTGCGCAAGGACGAGACGCTGAACCACATCCACCGGGTGACGACGCGGCGCCGCGACATGCCGAGCCTCGTCGCGCTGGCGATCGACCATCGCTCGCAACTGGAGGAGATCGCCGCGGAAGCGGGAGCCGATCGCGCCGCGATCGCGCGCTTCAAGCCGCTGGCGATTGCCGCGGCGGCACGCGTCGCCGCCGGCCGCGACGGCTTCGGCACGCTCCTCGACGAGACCTATGGCCGTGCCGCCTTCGACGCCGCCGCGAAGGCGGGACTCTGGGTCGGCCGCCCTGTCGAAAGGCCGGGCTCGCGCCCGCTGCGCTTCGAGCATGGACAAGACATCGGCTCTCTTCTGGTGGAATGGCCTGTCGACCACACCATCAAGTGCCTCTGCTTCTACCACCCGGACGATCCGCCGGGGCTGAAAGCCGAACAGGGCGCGACGCTGCTTCGGCTGCACGAGGCGGCGCGGCGGGTCGGGCGCGAGCTGCTGGTCGAGATCATCGCCGGAAAGCACGGATCGCTCGACAACGACACGGTGGCGCGGGCCGTCGCCGAGCTCTATGCTCTGGGGATCAGGCCGGACTGGTGGAAGCTCGAGCCGCAGGGATCGGCAACGGCCTGGGCGAACATTTCCGGGGTGATCGAGAAGAACGACCCCTGGTGCCGCGGCATCGTGCTGCTCGGCCTCGACGCGCCGGCTGAGGAGCTGGAAGCGGCCTTCGCCGCAACCGCCGGCATAACCCTGGTGAAGGGATTTGCCGTCGGCCGGACGATCTTTTCCGAAACGGCGCAGCAGTGGCTCGGCGGCAAGATCGACGATGCCGCCGCCGTCGATGCGATGGCGGCGCGATTCAGCGCTCTGGTCGGGGCCTGGGACCGCACCAGATCGACGAATGCGGGTTGA
- a CDS encoding aminomethyltransferase family protein has product MTASWRFSALADRHRALGSKLEDWSGMGTAWSYDGDADAEYVAIRTKAGLMDVSGLKKVHVTGPHASHLIDLATTRDVDKIYPGKSAYACMLNEAGKFTDDCLLYRTGPNAWMVVHGSGTGHEELTKAAMGRDVSIRFDDDLHDLSLQGPLAVDYLADHVPGIRDLPYFHHMQTRLFGLPVMISRTGYTGERGYEIFCRGQDAPAIWDRILEEGAGLGIIPCRFTTLDMLRVESYLLFYPYDNSQKYPFAEEGPGDTLWELGLDFTVSPGKTGFRGAEEHYRLKGRERFKIFGVLLEGEAPSDEGAPIFRDGRQVGIATCGMYSVLARRSMAIARLDVDCAVPGTPLEVRNATGPIRATAHSLPFDDPKKLKRTAKG; this is encoded by the coding sequence ATGACCGCATCCTGGAGATTTTCCGCGCTTGCCGATCGGCACCGCGCGCTCGGCTCGAAGCTCGAGGACTGGAGCGGGATGGGCACCGCCTGGAGCTATGACGGGGACGCCGATGCGGAATATGTGGCGATCCGGACCAAGGCCGGGCTGATGGACGTATCGGGCCTGAAGAAGGTGCATGTCACCGGCCCGCATGCCTCCCACCTCATCGACCTCGCCACGACCCGGGACGTCGACAAGATCTATCCCGGCAAGTCGGCCTATGCCTGCATGCTGAACGAGGCGGGCAAGTTCACCGACGACTGCCTCCTCTACCGCACCGGTCCGAACGCCTGGATGGTGGTGCACGGCTCGGGCACCGGACACGAGGAACTGACGAAGGCGGCGATGGGCCGCGACGTCTCGATCCGCTTCGACGACGACCTGCACGACCTCTCCTTGCAGGGGCCGCTTGCCGTCGACTACCTCGCCGACCACGTTCCCGGCATCCGCGACCTCCCCTACTTCCACCACATGCAGACGCGGCTGTTCGGTCTGCCGGTGATGATCTCGCGCACCGGCTATACCGGCGAGCGCGGCTACGAGATCTTCTGCCGCGGCCAGGATGCCCCGGCGATCTGGGATCGTATCCTGGAGGAAGGTGCCGGGCTCGGCATCATCCCCTGCCGCTTCACCACGCTCGACATGCTCCGGGTCGAGAGCTACCTCCTCTTCTACCCCTACGACAATTCGCAGAAATATCCCTTCGCCGAGGAAGGGCCGGGCGACACGCTGTGGGAACTCGGTCTCGACTTCACCGTCAGCCCCGGGAAAACCGGATTTCGCGGCGCCGAGGAGCACTACCGGCTGAAGGGCCGGGAGCGCTTCAAGATCTTCGGCGTGCTTCTGGAGGGCGAGGCGCCGTCCGACGAGGGCGCGCCGATCTTCAGGGACGGCAGGCAGGTCGGCATCGCCACCTGCGGCATGTATTCCGTGCTCGCCCGGCGTTCGATGGCGATCGCCCGGCTCGACGTCGACTGCGCGGTCCCCGGCACGCCGCTGGAAGTGCGCAATGCGACCGGCCCGATCAGGGCCACGGCACACAGCCTGCCGTTCGACGATCCGAAGAAGCTGAAGCGCACCGCCAAGGGCTGA